TTGCCGGGTTTCAGGTTGGGTTTCACGTCGCTTTGGTAAACGCCGCCCTGCACTTCGTCGGGCAGCAGAATATTGACCAGGTCTCCCGCTTTGGCGGCGTCGGCGGCGGACATGGGCTTGAATCCGTGACTGACCGCCAGGTCGTAATTCGGACTTCCCGGCCGCTGTCCCACAACCACTTCGCAACCGCTGTCGCGAAGGTTCTGTGCCTGAGCATGGCCCTGGCTGCCGTAGCCCAGAATGGCAATCGTCTTGCCTTTCAGCAGGCTGAGATCCGCGTCGTCGTCGTAGTAAACTCTGGCCGCCATAACAGTCTTTCAGTGTCTGATGGTTGATAGTGAGTTGTCAGTTTCCCCTGTCCCGGCGACCCGCGCGAGGTGAGTCTGCCAGGAACGTTCATCGATTGATCTGTGGCCGCCTGCCTGTCGTCCGTTTGCCGGAACAACCGAGTTTCCCCGGAACACCAGCCTGCCGCGGTGAAGGGCGACGCCTGCCGTGTTTTCCTGAGTCAGGCGACGGAAGGCGTCATTCGGACACGTCGCGACACGGCGTTCGTCACGTCTGCGAAACACCGGTGCGAGGCTCTTCCTGGAATACTTCGATCGGCAGATCATCCGTGATCACGCGGTCCCGCAGCATGGCGACGCGGCCGGTTCTGACCATTTCCAGAATGCCGAAATCACGCATGCGATCGACAAACGCTTCGATCTTGTTTTCGCGTCCCGACATTTCGATCATCACGTGGTCCGCTCCGACGTCCACGATGCGCCCGCGAAAGATTCCCGTCAGTTCGCGAACCTCACTGCGACGACCGCCGCTGGTGCTGACCTTAATCAGCATCAGATCGCGTTCGACGAAGTCCTCACCGGAGTAGTCCTGAACCTTGACCACAGTGACGATTTTTTCGAGCTGTTTGCGGACCTGATCCAGGACCTTTTCATCACCGTTTACAACAAACGTGATGCGTGAGAATTCCGGGTTTTCGGTCGCACCGACGGCAAGGCTGTCGATGTTGAAGGCTCGCGAGGCAAGCATGCCGGAGATGTGAGCCAGCACGCCGGGCTGGTTCATCACAAGCGCGGAAAGCACGTGTCGCATTTCGGCCGTATCTTCGGTAAGCAGTGCGCCGGAATGCTGACCCGGCACGTGCCGTGGACCGTCGCAACACCGGCCATTGCCCCGAATTCAGGGCAACGAGGCTCCGCAGTCTACGGCTGACCTCTCACATGAGCAACCGGCGACGGCGAAGTCGTCCGGATTCGGGAAAAACGGTCGCGTCCCGAAGTCGTCGCTCAGTCTCGCCGAGCCTTACGCTCCCGGCGTGTCATCGGGAGGAGCTTCTCGTTTCGGAGGGGCGGGATTTCTCAGTTTCTGAGCCCGTACCGGCGATCGTTGCCCTGTTGACACAGCGCCAGCGACGAACGGACCGACGCTGAACGGCCGGC
Above is a genomic segment from Planctomycetaceae bacterium containing:
- the ilvN gene encoding acetolactate synthase small subunit, encoding MRHVLSALVMNQPGVLAHISGMLASRAFNIDSLAVGATENPEFSRITFVVNGDEKVLDQVRKQLEKIVTVVKVQDYSGEDFVERDLMLIKVSTSGGRRSEVRELTGIFRGRIVDVGADHVMIEMSGRENKIEAFVDRMRDFGILEMVRTGRVAMLRDRVITDDLPIEVFQEEPRTGVSQT